Genomic window (Chionomys nivalis chromosome 7, mChiNiv1.1, whole genome shotgun sequence):
TTcctctggaaacatctctgttCTCGGAGCAGACTTTCAGGAAAAGCCAAGGACTCATAGGGCAGTTGCTTCTCTGAACAGTGTGTGGGCTTGCCTAGCAGTGAACTGTCTAATGGCAGCAGGTCTCAGTGGGCTGCAGTGAGGGAGGTAAGAACAGACCTTGCTgtaaggagaagggagggagccCAGGCATGTGATGGGAGCTAGTGCTAGTGTGGTCTGGGAATTCTTCTGGCCCATTGCTTCCCCTGGGCTGAGCTGACCTTGCAGAGCTTCCCAGCAGCCGAGGGTCCCTTCTTCCAAACAGGAGGCCTTCATACTTAGGTACTGGGGCTGTTCAGGGCCCCAGCTCTCTCATCCCCCAGGAACAGGATCAAGAGTGGAGTAAACGAACCAGCCCACATTGTCTACCCTGCTCACCCACAGACCCAGCTCATCCAGATGGTGGTGTGGATGCTACAGCGCCGGCTCCTCATCCAGCTGCACACCTATGTTTGTCTGATGGCCTCACCCAGTGAAGAGGAGCCCCGACTGCGAGAGGATGATGTCCCCTTCACTGCCCGAGTTGGTGGCCGCAGCCTCAGCACGCCAAATGCCCTAAGCTTTGGCTCCCCAAGTAGGATCCCCATCCAGGACACCTGTCTGGTAGTGGGGGGCTGGGAGACTTTGGTGATGGCATCCAGGAAGCCTGGGCACTGCTGGAGTAAGAGATGTCTTTACATGTCTGTATactcacctgtctctgtccctgcctgtggagacctcttcctcctgcctcccctggGTCTGAGGGGAAGGCTCCACCCTCAAGCGGCTGGCTGTAGTTGGGGCAGCCTTTGCCCACTGAAGCACAGCTGGACTCCCCTACTCCAGCCGGTGCTCAGAGCAGGGCCTCATACTGTCAACACAGGGACCACAGCTGTCTGTTGTTGGGTCCATGTGAACTCTGTCGAGTGCTTCATCCCCATGTTGGCTGAGGTGGGACATGATACCCAGGCCTGCTTTAGGGGATAGTGGGCATGCAGCATTCTTCTCTATTCTGGGCCCTTGAAGCTGTTCCTATGGGGCAGCTCCTTGTGTTCCAGGTTAGCCACATAAAAGGCAGACTACACACTTAGGAGGTAGGGTGGCAGTGAGTTCTTGCATGAAGGTACACGGTACAGTTGGGCACCAGAAGGGGAGTGTGGCAGTGACCTCAGGATCTGGATGCCGTCAGTGCCTTCAATGCTCCCCATCTTGGCATAATTGACATCAATTGGCTGTTTCAACCCACAGCCAGCAGTGATGACATGACCCTTACCAGCCCCAGTATGGACAACTCCAGTGCAGAGCTGCTCCCCAGTGGGGACTCGCCACTGAACAAGAGGATGACAGAGAACCTGCTGGCTAGCCTCTCAGAGCATGAGCGGGCTGCCATCCTTAACGTGCCTGCGGCCCAAAACCCCGAAGACCTCCGCATGTTTGCCAGGTAGGGAGCAGGCGACTGAGTGGGACATGGTATAGGAACGCTGGTATCCTTGACTACCACAGCTCATGGTGGGTCTCCGCCTAGGATTGTTGTGTGAAGGGCAGGAGCTATTGTCCAGGTGTGGGGATGCAGACTCTGGCCAAGCCCCTAGGTCTAGTGGGCAGCTTCCTCAGAACTTCTGGATGTACCTTGTCACTGCTTGAGAGGCAGCTACTCTCAAGTTCTGACCCGCTTGGGGCTTGGCACGAATATGTCCTAATTCTTGGCCCTGGGGAAAACTTAagtagctatttatttatttatttatttattatgtatacaatattctgtctgtgtgtatgcctgaagcccagaagagggcaccagacctctttacagatggttgtgagctaccatgtggttgctgggaattgaactcaggacctttggaagagcaggcaatgctcttaaccactgagccatctctccagccccaaaacttAAGTAGCTTAATGTCTGCCATGTCCATCCTGACTTAGTTGTGGTAAGGGCATGGTGTTATGACAGAGGTCAGGTTGTCATGTTCAGTGTTGAAGAATCACACTGCAGACTGTTGGAGGACCATTTACAACTCTTCCAAGTGCTGATCCAGGCCTGACCTGTTCCTTGGAACAGACTGAACCCAGTGTCACAGGAGAATAAAGAAGCCTTTAGCACTTCTCCCTTCATCAGGTGCACAGCCGCGCTGCTTTGTGGACTCCCTTCAGGCCCACCGCCTTCACAAGCCACCACACAGCTCTTCACAAGCTTGCAGGCAGCTTACAGATCCACCCATCAATGACTTTTGGAGTCCTTACCCCTTGTCTTGGGCTAGACTCATGCCACCCTCTCTCTTCCAGGCTCCTTCACTACTTTCGTGGCCGTCACCATCTGGAGGAGATCATGTACAATGAGAACACACGGCGTTCCCAGCTGCTCACACTCTTTGACAAGTTCCGCAGTGTGCTGGTGGTGACCACCCATGAGGACCCTGTCATTGCTGTCTTCCAAGCACTGCTCACATGAGCCCAGGCAGCATGCCCAGTGGGAATGGGAACTAGCCTACTCCCTGCCCAGGGCTCCTGACTGGCCTTAGGAGGATGGGTAACTCTAGTCTGGCAGAACCGGTTCTTGTTCCAGCTGTCCATCTGGTCAGAAGTAGCTATGGGGCAACCACTGctggactttctttttttttttgagacctcaCATGtgctaggtagccaaggatgactttgaactcctgatcttcttgcctctgtccccatatgctaggattacaggcatgtgccaccaacgttactttaaaaaatatgtttatttatttttatttatggttttgtATGTGTGGGTCCCCAGAGGTCAAAAGAAAGCATACCCTGGAGCTCgagttacagaggttgtgagccCCGGGTGTGGAGCTGAGAACGGAACTCTAGAAGAGCGGGAAGCTTTTAACCATTGCCATCTCTTAAGTCTGGTCCTTACAGCATCTTAACATTGCTGAGCTGGAGAAGGTTTCCCAGGATGTGTCTCTGAAGTCCAAgtccttcacacatacacacacacaggttgtgTCTTTCCGACCCCTTTCCCAACCTGCCCCTTCTGCAGCCATCCTTGAGAGTGTCCAGAAACTCATTTAACTCATTCCTGCTCCTAGGTGTATATGCCCATACAATGATGACTCTCCCCTCTCCAGTCCATACATATGGGGTTCCCAGGTTTCCTGACCCAGATGAAGAATTAACTTCATGCACACAAATTCTGGCTGAGACTTGGACAGTTTCCACAAACAAGATATttattctactttaaaaaaataaaaaagcccatCAGGCTGTTTGCTGAGGCTGATACATCTGTTCAGCCACTCTGTCAACCACACTGACCCACGGGCTGCCCTGGATATAGAAGCGCAGGGGCTTCTGGGTCCACTCCCCTGCATGACCAATGCCTATGCGAGCTGCTGCCACCACAGCTGGGCTGCTGGACTCCACAGGGCCACGCTCCAGCCACACAGCCTCATCTTGGGCCAGGTCTCGCTGATCAAAACTCTTATCAATGGCCAGCGCCTGGCACAGCTTAGATGGACCACTACAGAGCTCACGGTCCTTGAGTGTACGGCCAGCAGCGCTTTTCCGGAGGTTGTTGCGAAGCTGCCGCATGGTCTCCAGGCCCTCCAGGGGCTCTAGTGCTCGTAACAGGACACAAGCTCCAGCCCCtgtgggacagacagacagcctggAGTAAACTTTAGATCTCCTGCAcatacccactgtgacagtggtgCTGCCATCCTCCTGCACGTGTAACCTGTATCTACTGCATCCAGACATGCAGACCCCTCTGCACTCCCTTCCCTATAGCACCAGCTAGGCTGCTCTGCCTTCCCTGAGTTCCTTGGGAAGCCTCTACCTGGCAAGACTGACACCGAGACTCCCACCACTTCCCTCCAAAGCCAGAACTATGATCTAGTGTGAGTCAGTCCTTTCTATAGCTTCTCCTAGTCTTGACTGGTGGTGGCTATGAGGATGGCATAGGAAGCCCCAGAGAACCAGCACCTCTGGGGCAGAAGGGACGCCATTCTACTAGAAAATGGTAAGTCAAGAAAGACTAGAAGGTGCAGTCCCTTGAATCTCTCCTCCCGTGCTGTACCTAGCTCACCAACTGGAACCGCCTCTTGCCATTTCAGGGAGAAGCAGGACACAGAGTCCCTGTGAGTGCAGGGCACATGATCCCTACTCTCAGCTCCAGGGCCACTTTATTGTGGCTCCCTCTCATCTTCATGCAAACACCTTTGACTTCCATGTCCTTGTCTAACTCCAAGTGCCAGTGATATCCGTGTCCTTAGCCTCTCAACATGGATGACCCTCACCAATACCATGTACACCCTTGTGGGAATTTGCCTCCGACCTGGATGTTCTTGGGGTGTTTCAGTTACATGTtcacccctgcctctgccttgttcaCCATGTCTCAGGAACCTGCCTTTTCCCCCCTCAGAAACTATAGCACTAACATCTCTGGTTTTGTTTCGTTAGTTCATCCGCACCAGTGGGGTTGGTTCTGTCCAAGAAGGCTTCTgttatctttttaattaaaaagtgtaTTGaaattttgcttgtgtgtgtctgtacacttGTGCGCCTGGTGctgacagaggccagaagagggtactggacctcctgcaactggagttatggttgtgaactgccatgtggaggctgggaaaagaacccaggtcctctgcaagagcagccaatgctcttaaccacagatctacctcttcagcctcctcTCATAGTGATGTCTAGTCGTCCATAGTGTCACTCAGTATCAGCTTTGTGGTCACCTCTAGCTTCCAAACCCCTTGCACTGGACACCTTAGCCTTCTGCTAGGGCCAACCTGCAGTACAAGTACTTGTCCAGCAAACCAAGAACATTTGGTCACTGTGGGCAAGCAGGAGGGTATTAAGCACATATGTTGAGATATGCCAATCATGTTCCTGGCCAGTGGTGGCTTTGGTAGGATGATACTGATTCTTCAGACTCAGACCACTGGGGACAATGCTACATGCTTGTCAGGACAGAGCTGGACCCCAGAGGAGAGTCGGTTTCTCTCAGGAACACTGCACCAGTAACCCTCCACAAATGCTATCTGGGGCCAAAAGGTCCTCTGTGGTTACTGCAGGGTTTCTAGAAGCATCCCTGCCTTTTCCTAGCCAGTTACGATAACCAAATATGTCAGCAAACATTGCCTGGTGTCTCCTAAGGGGGCAGAAATGCTCCCGGATGAGAATGACTGAGCCAGATCCCATAATAGGACTTTCGGCAAGGTTCCCGTGTGAGCCCAGATTACCCCAAACCAGTCTTGCTTTCCACTTCCCTACCCGTTGGCCCACTCCAGATTTAACCCAGAATCAAAAACATCCTTCTGAACTCTGGCCACAGAACCTGACTGCTCTGCATTCAAGCTGTCCCGTAGCCTCTGTCTTGTGGAAACTCAGCTGCTTTAGCCAGGTTTGCCCTGTCAAGAGCAGTCAAAGCTCCTGAAATCCCAACTTAACCCCTGGCAGTGGCATCGCCCTGCTCAAATGCCTGTCTACCTCAGTCTTCCAGGGAGTTGGCCAGATGCTGCCCTGTCTGTTTCCCAAGCCCAGTACCACTAACCTTGACTGGAGACATTCAAGCAGAAGTACATGCCATAGATGATGTACACATATAGCGTCCCGGGTTTCATGAACATGCCACGGTTGCGGGGAGTCTGCCGGCCACCCCTTGAGTGAGCAGCTTCATCTTCTGGCCCCAAgtatgcctcagtttccacaaTGCGCCCACGGAGTTCCGTTCCATCAGCGAGTCGCCGGACAAGGACCTGTGAGCATTGAGCCTGCTCAGACCATAGGGATGGGGGTCAACCCACCTGGACAGTCCCCACCTAGACCTCTCTTAAGTTCAAGATGGACCAGGAACCCAGTCCCAGCCAGACCCAGCCACCTGGCTCCTCCACTCtgcctcttctgcttctgctcagAGCCTGGATGCCGTTGTTAAGGTGACTAGCCAGTCCTGACCAACTACAGTTGTTCACTCGGGGTTCTGACCACATCTCGAGCTTCACTgtgcaggctgacctcaaagtcccttcagtgtgttctctgctttcccacatcctctcccaGAATTCCCTTGAGAGCCTTAAATGTTCAGTGGCCCAAGGGGTCCTTACACAGCTTCCTGGGATAGTCCAAATTCTGTGGTGTGCTTGTTAAAACAGGCTAGACACAAAGGATCTACATCTCATTGTGCCCACGAATGCTAAGGCCTTAATGAGAAATGGCCAGTGGGGCCAGCTCATGCAATGCCTAGCCTGGTCCACAACCCTAAGAATGGCCAGCACTCTTAGCCAGGGCTCATAGGAAGATTTCAGGATCCAGCCATGTCCACGGCACTTCATATCCTTAGGGTTGAGGGATTATTTGGTCGGAAGGCACCTTTATCTCAGTCCAGGTAGACCCATGGTGCCTCAGGGTTGATATAACAGgcagggtggagggagaggggcCAGAGCTTGTCATGGAAGCCTGGAAATCCTTTCAGGAACCCCAAAACACTGAAGACAGGGATGACCGTTTTGGGAGGAGAAAAAGGTCAGGGAGTGTGCCTTCAAGCATACTCACATGCTCCCATGTCTCCAAAGGGCACACTGGGAACCCCAGCTGAGCTGGACGGAGCCCTTAGCACTTTTCTGGTGGAGGGCCTGGGAAGGCAACATGCTCCGGAGGCCAGAGCAGACGGCTGTCCCTGCAGCTCACTGCAGTGAACCTTTACCGAGCTTGTGACCCACGCCTGGGTTTTCCCTGACCAAAGGGATAGATACAGAGGCTAAAATACCCCTTTCCCTGCCAGACATCATCTGGTCTACCAACGCGGGCTCAAGCAGGCATGACAGGGAGCCAGCTGACATGTCCAAGATGCTGAATAGTGGCAGATGTATGGTGGTGGTGTTGGGCCACCTTTGGGTCCTCTACCTAAACCTGGGATGAATCTGTGCTATGTTTTGTCATATCTTAGATGTTGAATACTCTAGTGCTTTTAGAAGGAACACAGATCCTTGCAGCTTAAAACAGCCTGACAACAGAATTAAGTGCCTTCTGCTGTAGGTCAGGGTCTATTCCTGTTAACATGGACTCTCAGCACCATCTTTTCTATTGAGAAACTGGCTGTCCTTGGCCATGCTACCCTAAAGGGAAGCTTGTCAAAGCTCTGGCACCTAAGCATAGTGGGTGCTCCAGATGAACCCGGCCAGCTCCATGATGTGCACTTCAGACACCAGGCTGGGCCTGGGGTAGGAGTCCCCATTCCCACTCCAAGCATGCCTGGCCCAGCCCAGATCCTGCAGCGAGAAGACCAGCTCTTTCAAGGGATTCAGACATGCAGCCTAATGGTATCCCTGGTCCCAGCCAGGTTCCTCAGGGAACAGGGTTTAGGTTTACCTACCTAGTATCGTCCATAGTCCTTGCAAACAACCTGTCCTAAGGGGATTTTAGACAGACGGGTAAGGCTAACAATTGATTGCCAAAGCAGGAGAGTTTCCAGTGGCCCTGCTACCTCCACCAGGAAACACCACTATCATCAATATTTCTCTTTGTAGTGATCCTAAGCAATAGTCACACTGTCCCAGGCCAATGTGGACAAAGCAGCTACGTATGTGAGCACCCGCATTTACATTACCTGCCCCAGAAATGCATGGGCCAGGGTGACTGCTGGCTGGTCAAAAAACTCTGGCCCCAGCCGGGCAGGGTGGTCCTCGGAACTGGAGAAGTAGATGCTCCGCTGCAGGCCCGGGGCTGAGGGTGGCCTCTCTTTAGGGATCTGCTGCTGCTGGGATTCTGCTAGTTGCTGCTTTTTTTGCCCAATCTTTCGGGAAAGCTgtaatgggggaaaaaaagtaagcatctgtctgcctgcctgggtTTCTTTATCAGCAGAGTGGGGTTCCCATTGTGTGGTTCATTCTGAGACATAAACAGAATACCACAGCTAACATAGCCTCAGGGGGCCTTGGGACATGGTATGGGTAATGACAGGTCGTTAGTGGTGCCAGGTGGGTGGGCATTCTCTACCCACACCTGCTGCACACAGGAGAAACTTGGGTGCCCGAGTCTGATACAGAAGGGCTGGCATATTCTGATTCCCTTACATCACACCATTCCCAAGGAAACTTGTTTCTGGAACCTGACTCCTTGTTCCTAATCCTGGCCAGGAATTAAAacacagccagaacctgggaagGGCCTAGCTGAGAAAGAGACTGAGTTTTGTCCTGTCACACTCAAGGTCACGAGGCCCCATCAGTTTCGACCAGAAGACCTGGTCCACAAGTAGTACACATGGGGATGACCCATTCTAAGTGTTCAGGGTACAACCCTGCTGGCTCCCAACTGACCTCTGACTGACTGGATATGAGAATAACTAGGAACTGGAACAAAAAGTCTGTGGGTCAGTAAGACACAGCAGGCCTTAGTCTACCAAAAGCCGGATAAACGAAGTAGGGAAATCTGACTACATCCTTCAGCTATTGTGGTACAACAGACTGGAGATGAAAGAGACAACTGGGCCGTGAACCTGGGGCCAGAGCCAAGACCTGTCCTCAGCCCAAGCTGGGCTTCAGCTATGACCACGGCTCCGTGGCTGGTTAAAGAGCCATTACTTTTCTTTAGACAAGGTCCCATGTGGACcacgctggctttgaactcccgatcctcctgcttccatccaCTTCCCAAGTATTGGAaatacaggcgtgcgccaccacgcccgggtaagacccattatttttatctgctgTGTTGACGTCCAGGTTGGACCGAGGCTGCCAGGCTGCCAGGAATGGATGCTGACGTGACCGTCTCTGCAGCCCGATCCACTGTGCCAGGTCGCCGTGGGCTCAGACTCCGCGACGCTGCGCCCCCTCTCACCGGCGTTGGCATCTGACCGGCCTCACGACATCCGGTCACTCGGGATCCTGCTCTGGCACTCCCAGGGCGCCGGGCTCGTCCAGGAAACAGAGGCTGGTCGGTGTCAGGAGGCAGGGTCACGGACACCGGTTTTAAGGCTTCTCGGCCCAGGCGCGCACTCAGACCGGCCCGGCCGCGGGCTCGCATCTAGCCGCCTACAGGATGCGCGATGCAGCCGGAAGCGCGAGGAGGGCATAGACTGGAGCCTGCGCAGAAGGCACACAGTTCGGGGGTGGGGCGAGTGTGCGAAGAGGCGGAGCGAGGAGTCTAGGGGAGGAGCGGGGCGGGTGTCCTTCACCACTCTGGCCTGAGCCCAGGTTCCCCAGTCCGGTTCTATCCTAGTGGCCGAGTGCCGtctactccacacacacacacccccccccacccccgatcCTGGACTGAATTTTCGACGGTCCCGGGCCGGAAGGCCTTGCTTTGGGACGGGCTGGGTCATAGCGGGTGCGGTTGGTAGTGTGGAGGAAAAACATGAGGCTTTGGAACCTCAGACCGATCTCTGATCCTGGAACTCTCCTTCCCCAACTTTATTGGGGGGCAAGAGGGGGGAACTGAACGGAAGTGGATGCATGCCCCATCTGGAGGCCCCTGCCCTGGTCAGCTgatagagaggaaagaaagggaatccTGCCTTGGCAGTAGACTACCGCTTACATCCCTGATCCCCAACCCATTGATGTCTGGGATTCCTGCGAAGAGGGCTCACCACCTAAACTGGGCCAATTTGTAGGGCAGGGCCAAGGCTGCAAGGACCTGGGAATACCCCTCTAACTGGGTAACAGTTGCCACCCACTTCTAATGACTCCCTCTCCAGGACCTAGGCCTGCTACCCACCCTATCTGTAGCCTCTCAAATGAGATTGCGCACCGGTGGCAGAAATTTGAGCCTCGAATGGGAAATGACTGACCCAAGGAAGGAATGGTCTAGGAAAGGGAGGTCTTAGGACAGGGTAAGGTGCTCCAGGATCTGGCTTACTGCGTCGGCTCCGTGGCAGCCCCCACACCCAGCAGAGCCACCCTCACCCTCTTCTACCATTCTAAGGGTAGTCTGGCTCTGACTGTTTCTTGGCAAGCACAATCTTACCTCCACATTCACATTCTGCCCCTGACTTGTCAGAACCCTTGAAGGCTTGTTTGTCACAACTGTCTGATTTCTTTGACCCTGGCATGGAAGAGCAACTAACTGGGTGTGGAACAGCAGATGCTAGACAGCACAGAGGGACAGCTTCCACGTTTGTGACCCTTAGATGAACAAGGAACTTAGCCCAGCCCAAGGCTAGGCTATTCATCAGGATTCTGGTCCCCAACTGCTTCTCCACTGGTCAGTCAGGCTGGGGCTCAGCCATCCCCTCTCATGGGCCTCAACCAGAACttcctggggagggaggggcagcctctctgcctgcctgctgcctgctggaaGTCATCCAGCTGTTTGTGGCACTCTGTGCTGTTTCcgggggtggggtaggggcaATATGTTGTAAATTTGAACTAATGAGATTGGCCTGGATGTGGCTCCCACCCCCTTCCTCCTTATCCCCTACAGCCATTCTGTCCAAACAAAGACTCTCCCTTCCTGTGGGAATAATGCCCCTTCCCAATCTAGGAGGAAAACTGAGGCCCTAGTTGGGTTCTTGTTCCCTGATAAGGGCAGGAAGAGGGCATTGTGAAGCCTCCTAGGGCGCTAGCTCCTCCCCCACCTTTGTGTGAATGACAAGCTTCTCTGGTGGGCAGTCTGGCTTCTGCCCCAGGAGGAGATGGGGGTGTTGCCAGCATCCTATGCTCCAGATGTTCTGGCCTGAGTGTGGGATTGCGCAAAGtctgccccctcctccccacttcctggtTTGTGGTGTGAAGCTCCCACCACAGGCTGGAAGTGTGGGGTTGGGCTTCCCTGCTGTGTTTTGCCAGCAGGCTGGCCAGGAGTAGGAGAATGTCCAAGAGGAAGGAGCCGAAGGAGCTGAGACCTCTTCTGTTCCCAGTGTGTCTTACTGCTGGTTGGTGGCAAAGAAGCCACTGGGAAATTTTTTGAAAGGGGTCAAGTCTGGAGTTGACACTGGCGTGAGCTGTTCTGATCCCCCACAGGTTGTGGGGACGTTGGAGCTGCTTCTAGCAGTGGTGGTGTGGGCTGCCAGTCCTTGCTAGCTCTATAGGCTACAGATGCCAGGCTTCAGTTTCACTGTCTCAGGGGCCCAAGACACTGGCTCGGTCTCTTTCTCACATGGATAAAGAAGGAGCTGGGTTGGAGCCAGCTGGCTCTTCGTTTGGAAATTCGCATCCTTCCA
Coding sequences:
- the Mpg gene encoding DNA-3-methyladenine glycosylase; translation: MRARGRAGLSARLGREALKPVSVTLPPDTDQPLFPGRARRPGSARAGSRVTGCREAGQMPTPLSRKIGQKKQQLAESQQQQIPKERPPSAPGLQRSIYFSSSEDHPARLGPEFFDQPAVTLAHAFLGQVLVRRLADGTELRGRIVETEAYLGPEDEAAHSRGGRQTPRNRGMFMKPGTLYVYIIYGMYFCLNVSSQGAGACVLLRALEPLEGLETMRQLRNNLRKSAAGRTLKDRELCSGPSKLCQALAIDKSFDQRDLAQDEAVWLERGPVESSSPAVVAAARIGIGHAGEWTQKPLRFYIQGSPWVSVVDRVAEQMYQPQQTA